Part of the Simkaniaceae bacterium genome is shown below.
GCTTTGCCTGCATACACTTGAAGTGCCTTTTCAATATCCGAGAAGGAGAGCTCTTCACAGTGTTTAATGACGGGGACCATCAGACCACGTTCTGTCGATACGGCTACGCCAATGCCAAGATGCTCGGGATAGACGATATCGTCTCCATCAATCGCCGCTCCCACATCGGGAAAGGCCTTCAATGCATGAACGCAAGCCTTAATAAAAAACGACATGAATCCGAGCTTAACGCCATGTTTTTCTAAAAAGTCATCCTTTTCATGCGTCCGAATGCGCATCACTTCGGACATATCGATCTCATTAAAGGTGGTGAGCATGGCCGTCTCATTCTTGACCCGGACGAGATGCGAGGCGATGGTTTTGCGCAGCGAGCTCATTTTTTTCCGCCGGCCGGAAGGCGCTACAGGGTGATCGGGACCCCGCTCGGGAATCGGCGACTTGGTGAGCGAGCTGAGAAACTGATCGGGAGTTGATCGAGCCGACGGGGCTGATGGGGCTTCTGAACGGGCCGGTTGTTCGGGTGGTGGAGCGATCTTTTCAGGCTCTGCCTGTTTTGGAGGCTCTTCAGGCGGAAGGGAGGCTGTTTTTTGAGCCGAGGTGTCAATAGATCCAATCGTTTGCCCTACGCTCACCCTTGCCTCGAGATCGACCGTTAGCGACACAACACCTGATGCGGGAGAAGAAATCACTGAATTGACTTTATCGGTTTCCAATTCGATCAGATCTTCCCCTTTTTCGACATAATCCCCCGATTTTTTAATCAGCTGAACAACGACAGCCTCAGTGATGGATTCGCCAAATTCGGGCACCTTAATTTCTTCGCTCATGCAATGGCCTCATTTAAAAGTGTTTCAAGCTCACGGTAATGGAGAATAGAGTATCCGGCAG
Proteins encoded:
- the sucB gene encoding dihydrolipoyllysine-residue succinyltransferase, producing the protein MSEEIKVPEFGESITEAVVVQLIKKSGDYVEKGEDLIELETDKVNSVISSPASGVVSLTVDLEARVSVGQTIGSIDTSAQKTASLPPEEPPKQAEPEKIAPPPEQPARSEAPSAPSARSTPDQFLSSLTKSPIPERGPDHPVAPSGRRKKMSSLRKTIASHLVRVKNETAMLTTFNEIDMSEVMRIRTHEKDDFLEKHGVKLGFMSFFIKACVHALKAFPDVGAAIDGDDIVYPEHLGIGVAVSTERGLMVPVIKHCEELSFSDIEKALQVYAGKAREGKIPLDALKGGCFTITNGGVFGSLVSTPIINAGQSAILGMHAIQKRAVVVDDQIVIRPMMYLALSYDHRIIDGKEAIGFLVHIKENLEEPSRLLLDF